In the genome of Thermomicrobiales bacterium, one region contains:
- a CDS encoding putative toxin-antitoxin system toxin component, PIN family yields the protein MLLRVVIDANIFISYLLSPDDRFGAIARVFESIGSGRYQLVRSERLISEIRTSVTGKPELRKRISDADLEELIALVEAVSIPLPDHPDVIAPPILRDQKDDYLLEVAHRANADYLVSGDRDLLDIRDQLDRPQIVTPRAFLELMDAKLM from the coding sequence GTGCTGCTTCGTGTCGTCATCGATGCCAACATCTTTATCAGCTACCTTCTCTCGCCCGACGATCGTTTCGGCGCCATCGCTCGCGTTTTCGAATCGATCGGATCCGGCAGGTATCAATTGGTCAGGTCCGAGCGACTGATCTCAGAAATCCGTACCTCGGTTACAGGGAAGCCCGAGCTGCGAAAGCGCATCTCAGATGCGGACCTCGAAGAACTCATTGCCCTCGTCGAAGCGGTCTCGATTCCGCTTCCTGACCATCCAGACGTCATTGCTCCCCCGATCCTGCGAGATCAAAAAGACGATTACCTTCTGGAAGTGGCGCACCGGGCAAATGCCGACTACCTGGTTTCTGGAGATCGAGACCTGCTCGATATTCGCGACCAACTCGATCGCCCGCAGATCGTGACTCCGCGCGCGTTTCTTGAGCTCAT
- a CDS encoding intradiol ring-cleavage dioxygenase: MNQSDNTVSAQERSFSAQDVLASRRTVLAAGAAAATGVGINKLGVLAQDSASTPASGAASTAANACVLTPELTEGPYFLDGDLIRKDITDGRPGAPLRLKILVNNATTCQPLTNAAVDIWHCDSHGYYSGVEGNNPGPDADQAVIEEAADLRFLRGIQLTDETGVAEFQTIYPGWYLGRTIHIHMKVVEEGEAGKTYEGGETIHTGQLFFDDAISEQVFLLEPYAGRPDEQRTTNDEDDILGDHDDEPGFFLDLQPVSDDWLTDGFVGTITISVDPDNVSQEGMGGGGPGGGGQGGGPGGPPPDGGQGGPGGTPPDGGPGAPPTETTTA; encoded by the coding sequence ATGAACCAATCGGACAATACGGTCAGCGCGCAGGAGCGGAGTTTCTCCGCCCAGGATGTGCTGGCAAGCCGGCGCACCGTGCTGGCGGCGGGGGCTGCCGCGGCCACGGGCGTTGGTATCAACAAACTCGGTGTACTGGCCCAGGACAGCGCCTCCACTCCGGCCTCGGGCGCGGCCAGCACGGCGGCCAATGCGTGCGTGCTCACCCCGGAACTCACGGAAGGTCCCTACTTTCTCGACGGAGACCTGATTCGGAAGGACATCACCGATGGCCGCCCGGGCGCGCCGCTTCGATTGAAGATCCTGGTCAACAATGCCACCACCTGCCAACCGCTCACCAACGCCGCTGTCGATATTTGGCACTGCGACTCCCATGGCTACTACTCCGGCGTCGAAGGCAACAATCCGGGCCCGGATGCCGATCAGGCTGTTATCGAAGAGGCAGCCGATCTCCGATTCCTGCGCGGCATCCAGCTCACCGACGAGACAGGGGTCGCCGAGTTCCAGACCATCTATCCCGGTTGGTACTTGGGTCGCACCATTCATATCCATATGAAGGTCGTGGAAGAAGGCGAGGCCGGCAAGACCTATGAGGGCGGCGAAACCATTCACACCGGTCAGCTCTTCTTCGACGATGCCATCTCCGAACAGGTTTTCCTGCTCGAGCCCTACGCCGGCCGCCCGGACGAGCAACGCACAACCAACGACGAGGACGACATCCTTGGCGATCATGACGATGAACCCGGCTTCTTCCTCGACCTGCAGCCCGTCTCGGATGACTGGCTGACCGACGGCTTCGTCGGCACCATCACCATCAGCGTCGACCCGGACAATGTTTCCCAGGAAGGCATGGGCGGCGGAGGGCCGGGAGGTGGTGGCCAGGGGGGCGGCCCGGGCGGACCGCCGCCGGATGGCGGTCAAGGCGGTCCAGGTGGTACCCCACCGGACGGCGGCCCGGGAGCGCCGCCCACCGAAACTACGACAGCCTAA
- a CDS encoding type II toxin-antitoxin system Phd/YefM family antitoxin, giving the protein MVRTISATEAKVNFGAVTQQVIDDGEPVVVENHGRPSVAIVPVQQLERLAELEELERRRQWLERAQALRSRVRTKNQDLTEEQADQIADEIVRDAVDALFEKGTVRYAE; this is encoded by the coding sequence ATGGTGCGCACGATTTCCGCAACCGAAGCCAAAGTCAATTTCGGGGCAGTGACCCAGCAGGTCATCGATGATGGTGAGCCGGTGGTCGTCGAGAACCATGGGCGGCCAAGCGTTGCCATCGTACCGGTGCAGCAGCTCGAGCGGCTGGCTGAATTGGAGGAGCTCGAACGTCGGAGGCAGTGGCTCGAGCGCGCGCAGGCGCTCCGCTCGCGGGTGCGAACAAAGAATCAAGATCTTACCGAAGAGCAGGCAGATCAGATCGCGGATGAAATCGTACGAGATGCCGTTGACGCTCTTTTCGAGAAGGGCACTGTGCGGTACGCGGAGTAG